In Candidatus Dormiibacterota bacterium, a genomic segment contains:
- a CDS encoding chemotaxis protein CheW encodes AEEYGIDILRVQEIRGFELVTKIANTPEFILGVIDLRGIIVPIVDLRIKFRLSTVEYDQFTVAIIINVCGKTMGIVVDAVSDVIMLAHTQIKPVPHMGTHVDIQYILGIASVEERMLILVDIEKLMSSEDMELVETAASA; translated from the coding sequence CGCGGAAGAATACGGCATCGATATCCTACGCGTCCAGGAGATCCGTGGGTTCGAGCTAGTGACGAAGATCGCAAACACGCCGGAGTTTATTCTCGGGGTCATCGATTTACGCGGAATCATCGTCCCGATCGTCGACCTTCGGATCAAGTTCCGGCTTTCGACGGTTGAATACGATCAGTTCACCGTTGCAATCATCATCAATGTTTGCGGCAAAACCATGGGTATCGTCGTCGATGCCGTCTCCGACGTCATCATGCTCGCGCATACCCAGATCAAACCCGTTCCGCATATGGGAACGCACGTCGACATCCAGTACATCCTGGGCATAGCTTCGGTTGAAGAACGCATGCTGATTCTGGTCGATATCGAGAAGCTCATGTCCAGCGAGGACATGGAACTCGTCGAAACGGCCGCGAGCGCTTGA